From Ureaplasma urealyticum serovar 8 str. ATCC 27618:
CAACTCCATTTGATTCTTTACGAACAATAACTGTTTCACTTGAACCAGAACCACGACGACGTAATACAACACCTTCAAATTTTTGAATCCGTGTTTTCTTCCCTTCAACAATTCGATTATGAACGATAATTGTATCACCAGAATCAAAACTAGGAATATCTGTTTTTAATTGTGTCGAATTAACAAAATTCATAATTTCGCCTTTGTTAATTTTAAATAAAGCCATTTTTTTACACCTACTTTTTGCTATTTAAATATTTTTGATATAAATCAGGACGATTCTTTTTAGTAATCATCTCTTGTTGCTGTTTACGAAAATCAGCAATGTTTTTGTGATGACCAGATAAAAGTACATCTGGTACTTGATGTCCTTCAAAAACAACAGGACGTGTATAAACAGGATAATCTAATAAATAGTTATTAAATGATTCACTTTCTAAACTAGATGAAGAAATAACACCATCTAATAATCGAATAACAGCATCAGAAATTACCATACTAGGTAATTCTCCTCCTGTTAAAACAAAATCACCAATACTATATTGGGCATCAACGTAATAATTAATACGTTCATCAAAACCTTCATAATGACCAGCAATGATAATAATATGATCATATTTACTAACAAATTCGTTAGCTAATTCTTGATTAAAAACTTGACCTTTTGGTGTTGTTAAAATCACATATGAATTAGGTGTACGAATCGCACGAATGGCAGATACAATTGGTTCGATCATTAAAACCATACCAGCTCCACCACCATATTGATAATCATCAACTTTTTTGTGTTTATCATTTGTGTATAAACGAAAATTAATAATTTCTATCGTAACTTGATTATTTTTAATAGCATTACTAATAATAGAATGGTTTATCCATGTTTCATATAATTCAGGAAATAAAGATAAAATTGATATTTTCATCTATGTTATGAATTATTTAGCCTTAGCTAAAGCTACTTTACGTTTTTTGTTTGCATCTTTTAAAGCAATGAATTCTTTTCAAATACCTTCTTGTGATAAGATATTTTTTACTGTTTCACTAGGTTGAGCACCATTTTGTAATTGTGCTAAAATAGCTTCTTTTTTTAAAACTACTTTTCCTAAAACAGGATCATAATGACCTAAATTTTCAATATATGCACCATTAGCTTTTGCTTTAGCATCCATAACTACAATACGAAAGAATGGTTTTTTGTGTGTCCCCACTCTTGTTAATCTAATCTTTACCAAAATTTTCACCTCGTTTGTTTATTATTAAAATAACGATAAGATTATAAACAAAAAAAATAAAGGTGTCAAGTATTTTTACTTAACGCCTTTAAATTTTTATTTTAGTAAATAGTTATTAATAAATAATGCAACTGATTTAGAATTGTTTTTATGTTTAATAATTACATCAACATGTTCAAGAATGGCTTTAGATTTAGTTCTTGCAGCAGCTGCTAATCCACTTATTTCAAACATTGGAATATCATTAGGTGAATCGCCAATTGTAGCAATCTCATTTAAATTA
This genomic window contains:
- the trmD gene encoding tRNA (guanosine(37)-N1)-methyltransferase TrmD, which codes for MKISILSLFPELYETWINHSIISNAIKNNQVTIEIINFRLYTNDKHKKVDDYQYGGGAGMVLMIEPIVSAIRAIRTPNSYVILTTPKGQVFNQELANEFVSKYDHIIIIAGHYEGFDERINYYVDAQYSIGDFVLTGGELPSMVISDAVIRLLDGVISSSSLESESFNNYLLDYPVYTRPVVFEGHQVPDVLLSGHHKNIADFRKQQQEMITKKNRPDLYQKYLNSKK
- the rpsP gene encoding 30S ribosomal protein S16; the protein is MKILVKIRLTRVGTHKKPFFRIVVMDAKAKANGAYIENLGHYDPVLGKVVLKKEAILAQLQNGAQPSETVKNILSQEGIWKEFIALKDANKKRKVALAKAK
- the rplS gene encoding 50S ribosomal protein L19 — encoded protein: MALFKINKGEIMNFVNSTQLKTDIPSFDSGDTIIVHNRIVEGKKTRIQKFEGVVLRRRGSGSSETVIVRKESNGVGVEQSFNIHSPLVEKIEVIKYGKVRRAYISYMRNRSGKSARIKELNKQ